A region of the Candidatus Acetothermia bacterium genome:
CGGCTCAACGCTCCCTCGGCCCGGGGGTTGAACCGGGCGAGAAACGGGAGGAGCTCAAGGCGGATGGCGTTGCGCAGAAGCCGGGTGTCCAGGTTCGTGGGGTCGTCGTGGAACGGGATCCCGTGCTCCCGGCAGAAGGCCCGGGTTTCCTCCCGGGAGCAGAGGAGGAGGGGTCGGATGTACGGAGGGGCGGAGGGCAGGAACCCGCGCAGTCCGCCCGGCCCGGCCCCACGCAGGAGGTGCAGGAGCACCGTCTCCGCAAGGTCGGTGCGGGTGTGGCCGAGGGCGATCTTCCCCGCCCCCACCCTCCGCGCCACCTCCTCCAAGAACTCCCGGCGGGCCCGCCGCGCCGCCTCCTCCAGGTTCCTCTTCTCCCGTTTCGCCACGGACGGGACGTCCCTTTTCTCGCAGATCAAGGGAAGGCCCAGGTCCTCGGCAGCCCAGCGCACCACCTTCAGGTCCTCGCTGGTGTCGGCCCTGATCCCATGGTCGAGGTGGGCGATGGTGAGGGCAAGCCCCCAGTCACGGCGCAGCCAGTCAAGCGCGTACAGGAGGGCCATGGAGTCCGCCCCCCCCGACACGGCCACCACCACGTGATCCCCCGGAGCGAGGAGGCGCTTCTGGGCGATGGCCGCACGGACCTTTTGTCTCAACATCGCCCTTCATTTTCCCCGCCCTGGTTTGCCCCTGCTACCACGCGCGGGTAGAGTACAGCCGTGGAGCTAGGCGCCTTCCTGTGGGCCTTGGGCGACCTCCCCGCGGCGATGGCCGGGACCGGAGAGCTCTCCCTGGGTCCTCAGCCGTGGGCCCTGATCCCGCTCGGTCCGCTGCAGGTGTTCCTCGGGGCCACTGACCCACCCCTCGCGCTGCGGGTGCAAGTCCTCGATGGGCCGTGGTTCGCCTGGCTCGATCTTCCCCCACCGCGGTTTGTCCTGGGCCGGGCCCCTGGGCACGCCCTGGTGGCGGTGGCCCGCGACCCGACCGGGGTCAACCTGGCGTGGGAGATCACGGCCTCCTCCAGCCTCTCCCTGTTCGGGAGCCTGGGGTTCGAGCTCGCCTGCGGCGTCCGCGTGCGGTGGCGGGGCATGTGGGGAGCTGCGCTGGTACGGGGAGGTGGCCTCACCCTATGGGCCGGGCATTCCTTCTGATAGCGATCCTGTCTCTCCCCGCCTTGGGGTGGGAGCTCACGGTGGCGGTCACCACCGACCTTCACGCCAGCCTTCCTCGGCTTGACGCGCTCGCCCCCATCCTCGCGAGAGCCGACCTCGTGGTCGACGCCGGCGATGCCTGGGAGGACCTCTCGCGCCTCACCGGGAAATCCGAAGCCCTTGCCATGGCCCAGCGCATGGGGGAGCTCGGCTACGACGCCATGGTGCTCGGAAACCACGAGATGTACCTGGGCCCGGCCCTACGGGAGGTGACCCTCGCCCCGTTCCCGGTGGTGGTGACGAACCTTTCCGGGGCGCTCCCCGTGCGGCGGTGGGCCCTCCTCGAGCGAAACGGCCTCCGGATCCTGGTCCTTGGGCTCCTGTGGGAGGAGTACCCGTGGTCCCTGTGGCCGGGGGTGCAGATCCTCGACCCGGCCGCGAGCGTGCGGGCGGCGCTCGATGAGGCGCCGGCCCACGACCTCTTCATCCTCCTCGGGCACATGGAGCTTGCCGAGGCGAAACGGGTGGCGGCCGCCGCCCCCGAGTGCGACCTGTTCGTGCTCGGGCATGACCACCTGTTCCTGACCGAGCCGATCTGGGTAGGCCGGGTGCCCATCGTCCAGGCCGGGCACCGCGGACAAGCGGTGGGCGTGGTCCGCCTGAGCGATGCCGGTTGCGGGGCCTACGAACTGATCCGGCCTACCTCCCCGGACCCGCTGCCCGCGTTTTGGGTGCCCGCGGCCCTGATCCTGGTAGCCCTCTTCTTCTGGCCTAGAAGTTGACGGCGAACCCGCCCGGCTGGAGGTTCAGGCTGAGGCCCTCGAGCTCGAGCGCCGTCTGGTAGGCATCCATCGCCGAGTACAGGGCCCACAGGGTATGCGCCGTCCCCACCACCGGGAACACCGGATACGGCAGGAGGTACGCAAGGCAGGACGTGCCGAGGATGAGACCCACGTCCACCACGAAATGGGTGAGCGCCTTGTCGTACTCCCCGTTCAGGTACTGACCTAGCCCCGGGATCACGAACGACGCCGCCCCCCGCACCAAGGGCGTGATGTTCGGCTCCTGCCGCGCCCATCCCCCCACACCCATCACCAACAGCCCGACCAGCAGCACCAGCGCGACCCGCATCCTATCCTCCTTCGACCCGGGCCAACACCTCGTCCGGGATGTCGAAGTTCGCCACCACCTCTTGCACGTCCTCCTGCTCATCGAGCGCGTCAAGGAGCTTGAGCAGCCGCTCCGCGTCCCGCCCTTCCACCCGCACCGTGGCCTTGGGCACCAGGGCGATCTCGGCCCGGGCCACCTCCCCCCCGGCCGCGCGGAGAGCATCCCGCACCTTGGCCACCCGGGTCGGCTGGGTATAGAACGTGAGAGAACCGTCCTCCTCGGCGAAATCGTCGGCCCCCGCCTCCGCCGCCGTGAGCACCAGGGCCTCCTTGTCCAACCCCGCCGGGAGCTCCCGCACCTGGATCACCCCGCGCCGCTCGAACTGCCAGGCCACGCACCCTTCCCCCCCCAGCGACCCACCGTGGGCCTCGAAGATGTGGCGCACCGCGGCCGCGGTGCGGTTGCGGTTGTCGGTGAGCGCCCGCAGGAGGATCGCCACCCCGCCGGGCCCATAGCCCTCGTAGATCACCTCATGGTACTGGGCGCCCTCCTGGCCGCCGGCGGCGCGCTTGATGGCCCGCTCGATGTTCTCGTTGGGCATGTTCGCGTTTCGCGCCCGCTCGATGGCCGTGGCCAAGGCGCTGTTGGTCTCCGGATTGGGATCTTGCCGGGCACAGACGATGATCTCCCGCGTCAGGCGGGAAAACAGGCTGGACTTCCGTTTGTCTTGGCGTTCCTTGCGGTACTTGATGTTGGCCCACTTGGAATGACCGGCCATTGTGACCCCCTTAAACGAAATGATAATCCGGGAAAGGATCTTGGGCAACCCGCCGCTTGCAAGGGCGGTGGGGGCGGAGCACACTTCTTGGCCATGAGGATGGAGCCGCGGGCGGTGCTACGCGCGGCGGCGCTCCTCAAGGAGGCGCGCCGGGGGTGGGCCCTCACCGGAGCCGGGGCAAGCACCCCCTCGGGTATCCCCGACTTCCGCGGCCCGCGTGGGCTCTGGCAGACCCACAACCCGGAGGAGGTGTCCTCCCTGGCCGGGTTCCACCGGAACCCCCAGGGGTTCTACGCGTTTTGGCTGTGGCGGTTCCAGCACATGGCCCGGGCGCAGCCCAACCCGGTTCATCATTTGCTCGCCCGGCTCGAGGCCCGCGGCCACCTCGCCGGGGTCATCACCCAGAACATCGACGGCCTACACCAACGGGCCGGATCCCGCCGGGTGCTCGAGGTCCATGGGCATACCCGCTCCGGGACCTGCCTCGCCTGTGGCCGTTCCTACCCGGCGGCGTGGATCGAGGTCGAGGCAGAGCGGGCCGGGCTCGCCCGCTGCGCTTGCGGTGGCCTGGTTAAGCCGGATGTGGTGCTGTTCGACGAGGCGCTCCCCCCGGACTTCGCCCTCGCCCAGCGGGAGGTGGCCCAGGCCGACGTCCTGTTCGTCCTGGGCACCTCCCTCACCGTGTGGCCGGCCGCCGGGCTGGTGCCGCTGGCGGCGGCGTCCGGGGCGCGGGTGATCATCGCGGGCGGGGAGCCGACCCCGTTCGACGGCCGGGCGGAGGTGGTCCTGCGCGGGGATCTGGTGGAGATGGCGAGGCTTCTAGAACGGGCGTTGGAGGTGGAGGGTGCTCGAGGGTGAGCTGGGCGAGCGGCTGCGGACGCGCGGGCTGACCCTGGCCGTGGCGGAGTCGTGCACCGGGGGGCTCCTGGCGATGCGGATCACCGAGGTCCCTGGCTCTTCCGCCTACTTCCGCGGCGGGGTGGTGGCGTACGCCAACGACGTGAAGGAGCACGTCCTCGGGGTCCCGTCCGACGTGCTCCGCCGGTTCGGCGCGGTGTCCCCGGAGTGCGCCCGGGCCATGGCGGAAGGGGCCCGCCGCCTCCTCGGAGCGGACCTGGCCTTGGCCACCACCGGGATCGCCGGGCCCGGCGGGGGGACCCCGGACAAGCCGGTCGGCCTGGTGTACGTGGCCCTGGCCACCGAACGCGACGTGATGGTGCGAAAGCTGCGCCTGGTCGGCTCCCGCCAGGGCAACCGGTGGTCGGCGAGCGAGTCGGCGCTGGCCCTGCTGGCCGAACACCTCGGCATGGAAAGCTGAAGTCGATGGCGGACCTGGTGGTGGTGTCGTGGGACGGCGCGCCGCCGGACGCGGTGCGGCGGTGGGCCGATGCGGGGAAGCTGCCGAACCTGGCGGAGCTCGCCCGGGGTGGGGCCTGGGGGACCACGGTGAGCACGGTGCCTCCGGTCACAGCCCCGGCGTGGGCCAGCTTCCACACCGGCGTGGGCCCGGGGAAGCACGGGGTGTTCGAGTGGGCGGTGCGGCGGCCGGGGAGCTACATCCCCGCCCTGGCCGATGGCCGTTCCCTGGCCCTGCCCACGGTGTGGGAGATCCTGTCCAACCACGTGCCGGTGGGGGTGCTGGGCTACCCCCTCACCCACCCCGCCCGGCCGGTGCGGGGGTTCTGGATCCCAGGGTTCCTGGCCCCACCGGACGCGGATGGCCATCCCCCGGGGATCATGGCCACCGTCCGCGAGAGCGCGCCCGGCTTCCTCGCCACCCCGCCTGAGTGGTCCCACGGGACCGACCCCACGGCCTGGGCGACGGAGCTCGCGGACCTGGCCGAACACCAGGCCCGGGCCGCGGTGGCCCTCGCCGACCGGTTTCGGCCGGCCGTCCTCGCCGTCCACTTCCAGATCACCGATACCGTCCAGCACTACCTGGGAGAACGAGAGGAGGTGCTCGCGGTGTTCCAGGCCGCGGACCGAGCCCTGGGGATGCTGATCGACGCCCTGGCCCCGCGGCGGACGATCCTCCTCTCCGACCACGGGATGGGCCCGGTGGACGGGGAGTTCCACATCAACACGTGGCTGCTCGCGGAGGGGTTCCTGCGCCTGCGCCGCCGGCCCGCGAGCGCCCTGCGCGGCTTCCTGTTCCGCCGCGGGGTTACCCCGATGAACCTGGCCGGGCTCGGCCAGCGCCTGTACCCGCTGGCCCGCCGGCTCGGGTTCCTACACAGTGGGCTGGAGCTGTGGGGCGACGGGGCGCTGGCCCGGGGAGTGCGGCGGGCCTTCCTCGGCCTGGAGGACGTGGACTGGAGCAAAACGGTGGCCTATTCCCACGCGGAGATCGGGAGCATCTACCTCAACCGGGTGGGGCGGGAGCCCCGCGGGACGGTGGCCGCGGCCGATGCCCCCCGGGTGCGACAGGACCTGGCCCAAGCCCTCGCCGAGGTCCGGCTTCCCAATGGGGAGCCGCTCCTCGGGGACCTGTACTTCGGGGAGGAGTTGTATCGGGGGGACAAGGCGTGGCTCGGGCCGGACATCCTGTTCCTGCCCCGGGGGCTGCGCTGGCTGGGCAAGGGGATCATCGGGTTCCTCCAGCACACGGTGTTTTCCCCGTCCCCGATGGCTGCCGGCCACCGCATGGAGGGGGTGCTCGTGGTGTCCGGAGGGGACGTGCCCCCCGCGCAGGCTCCCCGGGCGCGCCTGTGGGACTTGGCCCCCACCATCCTCGCCCTGTGCGACGTGCCCATCCCGTCGTGGATGGAGGGCCAGCCGCTGATGGAAGCGTTCGGGGATATGGCCTCCCCGCCTGCCTACGTGGCGGAACCGATGCCGGGGCGGGACAGCGCGGGAGAGGACACGATCCGGCGGTTACGGGGGCTGGGCTATCTCTAGGCGACGCGTCCCACCGTGGCTGATCCTGACGGTCCTGGTGCTGACCGGGGTCGCCCTGTTCGGGGCGCTCATCTACCTGAGCGGCCCGGGTCTGGTGCTGGCCGAGCTGGCCGCCGTCGGCGTCCTCGGGTTCCTGGCCGTGGTCGGCAACGTGGTGTGCTTCCTGCTCGCCTGGTCCATCAGCTGGTACATCCTCCTCCGTGGGGCGGGGATCGCCGTCCCTTGGTGGCGGACCCTCTCCCCCATGTTGGCCGGGTTCGCCGTGAGCTACATCACCCCGTCCATGTGCCTGGGTGGGGAACCGGTGCGGGCGTACTGGGTGGCGAAGGAGGCCCAGGTGACGATGGCCCGGGTGATGGCCACCGCGGCGGTGGAGCGCCTGCTCGCAGGGATTTCCCTCCTCGCGTTCGCCTCCATCGGCGGGTTCTTCGCCATCGTCTCCCCGCGGATCTCGCTCGCGGACAAGCAAGCTGTGGGCCTGGGGTTGGGCACCGTGGCCGTATTCCTCCTCCTCGGGGTGGTCTCGTTCGCCCGCAACTACCGATGGCTGTCGCGCATCCTGCGGGTCATAGCCCGCCTGTTCCCCAGGCGCCGCGGGCTCCTGGGGGCCGCGGACATGGTGGCGGAAACCGAAACCACGATGCACCTCGCGTTCACCCGCAAGCTCGGGTACACCAGCCTCGCGCTCCTGTTCCAGCTCCTCACCGTGTTCTTGAACTACCTCCGGCCCCAGATCTTCTTCTACTTCACCCAGAAGGCGCTGTTCACCTTCCCTCAGCTCTCGCTCTTCTTCACCCTAAACATGTTCCTGAACGCGTTTCTCTGGCTGACACCCGGGGGGTTCGGCCTCACCGATGGCGGGCGGCTCGGGATCTTCACCCTACTCGGAATCCCTCCGAGCAGCGCGGTGGCGTTCAACGTGGTGTACCGGTTTGTGGAGGTGGTCTTGGTCGGGGTGGGGGTCCACCTTCTCCTCCAGCGTGGCCTGTTCCGCCTGAGCCGGGGGCGGGTGGAGGTTCAGGTGGACCGGGAGGCAACCGGGCGCTACGATCCCCCGTCGGGAGGCGATGGCCGTGATTAGAAGACACACGTGGATCTTGGTGTACTTGGCCGTTGGGGTGCTGGGCTTTGCCCAGGCCACGCTGACCGACTTCCCCGTGGGCGTGACGGCCATGGAGTGGGCCCTGCGCGGGGGCAGCCCCAGCCTCGTTCAAGAGCTGTCCCTGACGGTGGAGGCGAAGGCCGACGGCCGGTTCAAGGTGGTGCTCGGCATGGCCTCGGAGGGGACGGCGGCCGACCTCGAGGCGCTCGGGTTTCTGGGCTCGTCCGTGTTCGTGCAGGCGGCAGGGGCCAACGTGGACCTGAGCGCGCTCCTGACCCTGATCCGCCGGCGGGAAGCCCTGAAGGTGGGAGAGGACTACGCCCTGCCGGGCGGCGTGGTGTTCCGGGCGCGGGCACGGGCGGACGTGGCCGGGGTGGGGTGCCTGATCGGGGAGTACCGGACCGCCAACCGGCCGGACACGGTGGTGGAGGTCGGCCTCGCCCTGACCGACCCGGTGTACTTCGTCCCCCTCCTCCGGGTGACCGAGGGCGGGACGGTAACCTTCGAGATGGTCCTGACCGCGTACCGGCGTCCATGAGCTCTTCCCTCATCCGCCTGGAGCGGGTCACCAAGGTCTACCGCCTGGGAGAGGTCGACGTGCCCGCCCTGCGTGGGGTGGACCTGACCGTGGAAAAGGGGGATTTCCTCGCCCTGATGGGGCCGTCCGGCTCGGGCAAGTCCACCCTCCTTCACCTGATGGGGCTCCTCGATCGGCCGACCGCGGGAAGAATCGTATGGGACGGCAAGGACGTGACCGCTCTTAAGCCCAACCGCTTGGCCGAGCTGCGCGGCCGGCACATCGGGTTCGTCTTCCAGACGTTCAACCTGGTCGCCACCCTCACCGCGGTGGAGAACGTGGAGCTCCCCCTCCTGTTCCTCGGGGTGTCGCCGCGGCGGCGTCGAGAACGGGCGGTGGAGCTCCTCACCCGAGTGGGGCTGGACGATCGCCTCGGCCATCGTCCGGGCCAGCTTTCCGGGGGGCAGCAGCAACGGGTGGCGATCGCCCGGGCGCTGGCCGCGGACCCGGAGCTCATCCTGGCCGATGAGCCTACCGGCAACCTGGACTCGGCCACCGGCCAGGAGATCCTCGGGTTGCTGTCCGAGCTCCACCGGCAGGGGAAGACGGTGGTGGTGGTGACCCATGACCCCGAGGCCGCGGCCGCCGCCGACCGCACGTTTAGGGTGCGGGACGGCCTGATCCGGGAGGGGGGAGCATGACCTGGGACCTGTTTCGCCTCGCGGTACGGAACATCCTGCACCGCCGGCTGCGGTCGTGGCTGACCGTGATCGGCATCCTCATCGGGACGGCGGCGGTGGTGGCGTTGATCGCCATCGGCCAGGGGCTCCAGCGCACGATCACGAGCCAGGTGGGGCAGATCGTGGGGTTCAACACCGTACTCGTGATGCCACAGGGGGCGGGTTTCAACCAGCGCATCCGGGTTGACCCCGAGGCGCTGCGGGCCATCCCCGGGGTGCGGGCGGCGGTGGCGGTGCGCACGGAGACCGGGTACGTGGAGGGACCGGGCGGGAAGGGGTTCCTATCGGTGGTGGGCTACGAGCCGGCCATGGACGAACTGACCGCTGAGCTGGACCTGACCCTGGCCGCGGGAGGGAAGCTGACCGCCCCCGGGCAGGTGGTGCTGGGGGCCCGCACCTCCCAGGCCCTGGGGGCCCAGGTCGGGCAGACGGTGGCCATCGAGGACCGCCCGTTCCAGGTGGTGGGGATACTCGCACGGCAAGGGGACCAGCGAGGTGGGGGGGGCACCGCGGTAGGCGTGCCCATCAACGATGCCCTGTTCGTGTTCTACGAGGACCTGCGGACCCTGTTCCCAGGGCCGGACCTCGTGCAGTACGCGATCGTCAAGGTACAGGACGACGCGGCCATCGCCGCGGTGAAGACGACGGTGCGGGAGAGCCTCCGCGCCCTCGGGGAGAAGAACGCCCAGATCGTCGACTTCGAGGACCTCACCCAGCGCATCCGGACCGTGCTCGGCGGGGTTCAGGCGTTCCTGGCCGGGATCGCCGGGATCTCGATCCTGGTGG
Encoded here:
- a CDS encoding metallophosphoesterase translates to MGRAFLLIAILSLPALGWELTVAVTTDLHASLPRLDALAPILARADLVVDAGDAWEDLSRLTGKSEALAMAQRMGELGYDAMVLGNHEMYLGPALREVTLAPFPVVVTNLSGALPVRRWALLERNGLRILVLGLLWEEYPWSLWPGVQILDPAASVRAALDEAPAHDLFILLGHMELAEAKRVAAAAPECDLFVLGHDHLFLTEPIWVGRVPIVQAGHRGQAVGVVRLSDAGCGAYELIRPTSPDPLPAFWVPAALILVALFFWPRS
- a CDS encoding alkaline phosphatase family protein; translated protein: MADLVVVSWDGAPPDAVRRWADAGKLPNLAELARGGAWGTTVSTVPPVTAPAWASFHTGVGPGKHGVFEWAVRRPGSYIPALADGRSLALPTVWEILSNHVPVGVLGYPLTHPARPVRGFWIPGFLAPPDADGHPPGIMATVRESAPGFLATPPEWSHGTDPTAWATELADLAEHQARAAVALADRFRPAVLAVHFQITDTVQHYLGEREEVLAVFQAADRALGMLIDALAPRRTILLSDHGMGPVDGEFHINTWLLAEGFLRLRRRPASALRGFLFRRGVTPMNLAGLGQRLYPLARRLGFLHSGLELWGDGALARGVRRAFLGLEDVDWSKTVAYSHAEIGSIYLNRVGREPRGTVAAADAPRVRQDLAQALAEVRLPNGEPLLGDLYFGEELYRGDKAWLGPDILFLPRGLRWLGKGIIGFLQHTVFSPSPMAAGHRMEGVLVVSGGDVPPAQAPRARLWDLAPTILALCDVPIPSWMEGQPLMEAFGDMASPPAYVAEPMPGRDSAGEDTIRRLRGLGYL
- a CDS encoding ABC transporter permease, producing the protein MTWDLFRLAVRNILHRRLRSWLTVIGILIGTAAVVALIAIGQGLQRTITSQVGQIVGFNTVLVMPQGAGFNQRIRVDPEALRAIPGVRAAVAVRTETGYVEGPGGKGFLSVVGYEPAMDELTAELDLTLAAGGKLTAPGQVVLGARTSQALGAQVGQTVAIEDRPFQVVGILARQGDQRGGGGTAVGVPINDALFVFYEDLRTLFPGPDLVQYAIVKVQDDAAIAAVKTTVRESLRALGEKNAQIVDFEDLTQRIRTVLGGVQAFLAGIAGISILVGGIGVMNTMYTAVLERTREIGVMKAVGAKGRHVLLLFLFESGLMGLGGGTLGLIAGLGVAWTATAVVGRLFDAPDTFTPAIGAGLVFGALLFSFAVGAISGTLPARRAARLPPVEALRYE
- a CDS encoding nicotinamide-nucleotide amidohydrolase family protein, producing MLEGELGERLRTRGLTLAVAESCTGGLLAMRITEVPGSSAYFRGGVVAYANDVKEHVLGVPSDVLRRFGAVSPECARAMAEGARRLLGADLALATTGIAGPGGGTPDKPVGLVYVALATERDVMVRKLRLVGSRQGNRWSASESALALLAEHLGMES
- a CDS encoding flippase-like domain-containing protein, producing MLTGVALFGALIYLSGPGLVLAELAAVGVLGFLAVVGNVVCFLLAWSISWYILLRGAGIAVPWWRTLSPMLAGFAVSYITPSMCLGGEPVRAYWVAKEAQVTMARVMATAAVERLLAGISLLAFASIGGFFAIVSPRISLADKQAVGLGLGTVAVFLLLGVVSFARNYRWLSRILRVIARLFPRRRGLLGAADMVAETETTMHLAFTRKLGYTSLALLFQLLTVFLNYLRPQIFFYFTQKALFTFPQLSLFFTLNMFLNAFLWLTPGGFGLTDGGRLGIFTLLGIPPSSAVAFNVVYRFVEVVLVGVGVHLLLQRGLFRLSRGRVEVQVDREATGRYDPPSGGDGRD
- a CDS encoding NAD-dependent deacylase, translating into MRMEPRAVLRAAALLKEARRGWALTGAGASTPSGIPDFRGPRGLWQTHNPEEVSSLAGFHRNPQGFYAFWLWRFQHMARAQPNPVHHLLARLEARGHLAGVITQNIDGLHQRAGSRRVLEVHGHTRSGTCLACGRSYPAAWIEVEAERAGLARCACGGLVKPDVVLFDEALPPDFALAQREVAQADVLFVLGTSLTVWPAAGLVPLAAASGARVIIAGGEPTPFDGRAEVVLRGDLVEMARLLERALEVEGARG
- a CDS encoding ABC transporter ATP-binding protein, yielding MSSSLIRLERVTKVYRLGEVDVPALRGVDLTVEKGDFLALMGPSGSGKSTLLHLMGLLDRPTAGRIVWDGKDVTALKPNRLAELRGRHIGFVFQTFNLVATLTAVENVELPLLFLGVSPRRRRERAVELLTRVGLDDRLGHRPGQLSGGQQQRVAIARALAADPELILADEPTGNLDSATGQEILGLLSELHRQGKTVVVVTHDPEAAAAADRTFRVRDGLIREGGA
- a CDS encoding YebC/PmpR family DNA-binding transcriptional regulator, encoding MAGHSKWANIKYRKERQDKRKSSLFSRLTREIIVCARQDPNPETNSALATAIERARNANMPNENIERAIKRAAGGQEGAQYHEVIYEGYGPGGVAILLRALTDNRNRTAAAVRHIFEAHGGSLGGEGCVAWQFERRGVIQVRELPAGLDKEALVLTAAEAGADDFAEEDGSLTFYTQPTRVAKVRDALRAAGGEVARAEIALVPKATVRVEGRDAERLLKLLDALDEQEDVQEVVANFDIPDEVLARVEGG